A single window of Pseudomonas lijiangensis DNA harbors:
- a CDS encoding ABC transporter permease subunit yields MKIRKIKRALQRITPNGRQLVIGAPFLWLFLFFALPFLIVLKISFAEADVAIPPYTEIFSYAEDKLQLVLNLANYTLLTGDELYISAYLGSLKMAFFSTLLCLLIGYPMAYAIANARKDMQTVLLLLIMMPTWTAILIRVYAWMGILSNNGLLNAFLMWLGLIDEPLQILNTNLAVYIGVVYSYLPFMILPLYANLVKHDQSLLEAASDLGSSTFNSFWKITVPLSKNGVIAGCMLVFIPVVGEFVIPELLGGPETLMIGRVLWQEFFNNRDWPVASALAVIMLLVLIVPIILFNRSQAKELEGKV; encoded by the coding sequence TTCTTCGCCTTGCCGTTCCTGATCGTTCTCAAGATCAGCTTCGCCGAGGCGGATGTGGCGATTCCGCCCTATACCGAAATATTCAGCTATGCCGAAGACAAGCTGCAGCTGGTCCTTAATCTGGCCAACTACACGCTGCTGACGGGTGACGAGCTATACATCTCGGCCTATCTGGGCTCGCTGAAGATGGCGTTTTTCAGCACCTTGCTGTGTCTGCTGATCGGCTATCCCATGGCCTACGCCATCGCCAACGCCCGCAAGGACATGCAGACCGTGCTGTTGCTGCTGATCATGATGCCGACCTGGACGGCAATCCTGATCCGCGTCTACGCCTGGATGGGTATTCTCAGCAACAACGGGCTGCTCAATGCATTCCTGATGTGGCTGGGCCTGATCGACGAGCCGCTGCAGATCCTCAATACCAACCTGGCGGTCTACATCGGCGTGGTCTACTCCTATCTGCCGTTCATGATCCTGCCGCTGTACGCCAACCTGGTTAAACATGACCAGAGCCTGCTGGAAGCCGCATCGGACCTTGGTTCGAGCACCTTCAACAGCTTCTGGAAAATCACTGTGCCGCTCTCCAAGAACGGCGTGATTGCCGGCTGCATGCTGGTGTTTATCCCGGTGGTGGGCGAGTTCGTGATCCCCGAACTGCTGGGTGGCCCGGAAACCCTGATGATCGGTCGGGTCCTGTGGCAAGAATTCTTCAACAACCGTGACTGGCCGGTTGCCTCGGCGCTGGCGGTCATCATGCTGCTGGTATTGATCGTGCCCATCATTCTGTTCAACCGCAGTCAGGCCAAAGAACTGGAGGGCAAGGTATGA